One Salmo trutta chromosome 12, fSalTru1.1, whole genome shotgun sequence genomic region harbors:
- the puraa gene encoding purine-rich element binding protein Aa encodes MADRDSGSEQGGAATGPGVGSIHPVTGGAGSASGLQHETQELASKRVDIQNKRFYLDVKQNAKGRFLKIAEVGAGGNKSRLTLSMSVAVEFRDYLGDFIEHYAQLGPSNPDIAQDEPRRALKSEFLVRENRKYYMDLKENQRGRFLRIRQTVNRGPGLGSTQGQTIALPAQGLIEFRDALAKLIDDYGVDDEPAELPEGTSLTVDNKRFFFDVGSNKYGVFMRVSEVKPTYRNSITVPYKVWSKFGNTFCKYAEEMKKIQEKQREKRACEMQQQEEMHADDADED; translated from the coding sequence aTGGCGGACAGAGACAGTGGAAGTGAGCAGGGAGGAGCAGCCACGGGCCCGGGCGTCGGTTCCATACACCCAGTGACAGGAGGGGCGGGCTCGGCTTCCGGGCTGCAACACGAGACGCAAGAGTTGGCGTCGAAACGGGTTGACATTCAAAATAAACGTTTCTATCTGGACGTGAAGCAGAACGCAAAAGGCCGCTTCTTAAAGATAGCTGAAGTCGGGGCCGGTGGAAACAAGAGCCGCCTCACTCTCTCCATGTCAGTGGCAGTCGAGTTCCGTGACTACTTAGGGGACTTCATCGAACATTATGCCCAATTAGGTCCTAGCAATCCGGACATCGCACAGGATGAGCCGAGGCGAGCACTTAAAAGCGAATTCTTGGTCCGGGAGAATCGGAAGTACTACATGGATCTGAAAGAGAACCAGAGAGGCCGGTTTCTGAGGATTCGACAGACCGTGAACCGGGGGCCCGGTTTGGGATCCACGCAAGGCCAGACAATTGCTCTGCCTGCCCAGGGACTTATTGAGTTTCGTGACGCTTTGGCAAAACTCATTGACGACTACGGAGTAGATGATGAACCTGCGGAGTTGCCCGAGGGGACCTCCTTGACAGTGGACAACAAACGCTTTTTCTTCGACGTGGGCTCCAATAAATACGGAGTGTTCATGAGGGTAAGCGAGGTGAAGCCAACATACCGCAACTCTATCACGGTGCCCTACAAAGTGTGGTCCAAATTTGGAAATACGTTCTGTAAATACGCGGAGGAGATGAAGAAGATCCAGGAGAAACAGCGTGAGAAAAGGGCATGTGAGATGCAGCAACAAGAGGAGATGCATGCTGATGATGCAGACGAGGATTGA